The segment GTAGCCGCCGGTTTTTTTGCTCCTACAAAAATGGTCGGCGTGATCGGTGAGGATTTCCCAAAGGAATATGTCGAGTTGTTTAATTCGAAAAATGTCGATACAGAAGGACTCGTCACCGAAAAAGGAAAGACTTTCACATGGTCCGGTGAATACGAGATCAATATGAATAACCGCAAGACGATTTCGGTGGATCTGAATGTATTCGAGACATTCATGCCTCATTTGCCCGCCAGCTACCGCTCCACCCCCTACATTCTCTTAGCCAATATCGCTCCCTCACTCCAAAGTCACGTCCTTTCACAGATTGATTCCCCAAAATTCATTATCGCCGACACTATGGACCTCTGGATCCAGATCGCCAAAGATGACTTGCACAAATTAGTCAAACAAGTCGATATGCTCATCCTCAATGATAGTGAAGCCCGTGACTTTACCGGTTTGGACAATATCATCAAGGCCGGCCACGAAATCATGAAAATGGGCCCCCGTTATGTCGTCATTAAAAAAGGCGAGCACGGCGCGATTC is part of the Verrucomicrobiota bacterium genome and harbors:
- a CDS encoding PfkB family carbohydrate kinase codes for the protein MSSVLVVGSVALDNIKTPKEDHKNLLGGSASYSSVAAGFFAPTKMVGVIGEDFPKEYVELFNSKNVDTEGLVTEKGKTFTWSGEYEINMNNRKTISVDLNVFETFMPHLPASYRSTPYILLANIAPSLQSHVLSQIDSPKFIIADTMDLWIQIAKDDLHKLVKQVDMLILNDSEARDFTGLDNIIKAGHEIMKMGPRYVVIKKGEHGAI